One stretch of Pseudomonas azotoformans DNA includes these proteins:
- a CDS encoding carboxymuconolactone decarboxylase family protein: MKTIAPQSPVETLYQEGRKTFIELVPNGGARLDALFCTAPALGELAVGVVYGYLHGRSGLDHRLQEAAIFAAIVAAGMVGPPLSVHFNTSLAEGLAPGELTELLLLVSAFTGFPRAVATAEQLNQLFASAGLPSPPPPTPRAVVMAFCDSVRRDQPSFPVSAQVRKLLRKPHRLSLQATAADRVVIESYKGTETNPRGMLLVRVANTQVVEVTAYSPMPD, translated from the coding sequence ATGAAGACCATCGCCCCACAAAGCCCTGTTGAAACGCTGTACCAAGAAGGCCGCAAGACATTCATCGAATTGGTACCCAATGGCGGCGCACGCCTGGATGCACTGTTCTGCACCGCACCGGCCCTCGGCGAGTTGGCGGTAGGCGTGGTGTACGGATACCTGCATGGCCGTTCCGGCCTTGACCATCGCCTGCAAGAGGCCGCGATCTTTGCCGCCATTGTGGCGGCGGGCATGGTCGGGCCGCCCTTGAGCGTGCACTTCAACACCAGCCTCGCCGAAGGCCTGGCGCCAGGTGAGTTGACCGAGCTGCTACTGCTTGTATCTGCCTTCACCGGGTTTCCCCGTGCGGTGGCGACGGCCGAGCAACTCAACCAGTTGTTCGCCAGCGCCGGCCTGCCCTCCCCCCCACCACCGACGCCTCGCGCCGTGGTCATGGCATTTTGCGACAGCGTCCGTCGGGACCAGCCCTCTTTTCCGGTGAGCGCCCAGGTTCGCAAACTCCTGCGCAAACCCCACCGGCTGTCGCTGCAGGCCACAGCAGCGGATCGAGTGGTGATCGAGAGTTACAAGGGCACAGAAACCAACCCCCGAGGGATGCTGCTGGTACGGGTGGCAAACACCCAAGTCGTTGAGGTCACCGCCTATAGTCCGATGCCTGACTGA
- a CDS encoding diaminopimelate epimerase gives MTLFYDARGNIYGVVSPASLSSKGIDVPQSAERAARTRAAWAESAIASECSWGSAPRPANGKSHRCDGLLVGPFQDAPPFDLLIVNTDGSLAERSGNGLTIFAQALTDQGLMTEACELRVHHDKSDAPSPVATRVEPAVRDDVAGFWLELGVPAFGPEAVGAQGGGQVFLEGTELSHVTELAAISPQWAASQFVRVGNPHCVTLVLRLSALPDNAQMLLPNLFQPLKAIAFAPPAGGGLPCKAGVNLQWAARQPGNQVIARVFERGEGPTASSGTSASAVACAAWRAGWVESGEVAVVMPGGVAPVRLHSQGEMLLGVSLFGTARLQA, from the coding sequence ATGACCCTGTTCTACGACGCTCGCGGCAATATCTATGGCGTGGTCAGCCCGGCCTCATTAAGCAGCAAGGGCATTGATGTACCGCAGAGCGCTGAGCGTGCCGCGCGCACTCGTGCTGCCTGGGCAGAATCGGCCATCGCCTCCGAATGCAGTTGGGGCTCGGCACCACGTCCGGCCAATGGCAAGTCCCATCGTTGTGATGGCTTGCTGGTGGGGCCGTTCCAGGACGCGCCGCCGTTCGATCTGCTGATCGTAAACACCGACGGTTCCCTGGCCGAGCGCAGCGGTAATGGCTTGACGATTTTTGCCCAGGCCCTCACCGACCAGGGCCTGATGACCGAGGCTTGTGAGCTGCGGGTCCATCACGACAAATCGGATGCGCCATCGCCAGTCGCCACTCGGGTGGAACCCGCCGTTCGTGACGATGTTGCAGGGTTCTGGCTTGAGCTGGGGGTGCCTGCCTTCGGGCCTGAGGCGGTGGGCGCGCAGGGGGGTGGTCAGGTGTTTCTGGAGGGGACTGAACTGAGCCATGTCACCGAGCTGGCGGCGATCAGCCCACAGTGGGCTGCCAGTCAATTCGTGCGGGTGGGCAACCCCCATTGTGTGACGCTGGTCCTACGGCTCTCGGCGTTGCCGGATAACGCTCAGATGCTGCTGCCAAACCTGTTCCAGCCCTTGAAGGCGATCGCCTTCGCGCCCCCTGCGGGCGGTGGCCTGCCTTGTAAGGCGGGGGTCAACTTGCAATGGGCGGCGCGCCAGCCTGGCAACCAGGTCATAGCGCGGGTGTTCGAACGCGGTGAGGGGCCGACCGCGTCTTCCGGCACCAGTGCCAGCGCCGTCGCCTGCGCGGCATGGCGTGCGGGCTGGGTCGAGAGCGGTGAAGTCGCAGTGGTGATGCCGGGTGGCGTTGCGCCGGTACGCTTGCACTCCCAGGGCGAAATGCTGCTCGGCGTCAGTCTATTCGGGACCGCACGGCTGCAGGCCTGA
- a CDS encoding type VI secretion system Vgr family protein — protein sequence MVNAFVSSRFKLILPCMDTDFQVLAFNGRERLDQPFFIQVQVVSENPSLDLERLLHQPAYLDFGMGEGLHGQVYAIGRDDPGRRITLYHLTLAPRLAYLAHRRDQRIFQQRSVPQIVAAVLERHGILADAYAFELGPVVYPPRTFCVQYAESDLHFIQRLCEEEGIHYHFRHSADAHLLVFGDDQTVFRRLPRQRYCPTGGPQAATQVVQRFDVRLATRTQKTVRRDHDFEHPSLQLQDCAGSVPAHPLEDYHYPAGFTGHARGKRLARRGLERHQRDRLRASGRSDQPALRSGHFLELRDHPDPSCNDLWLITSVRHEGHQPQVLEEVTPTTDAFEGYRNRFTATPWQAVHRPPLKHPKPTINGSQTATVTGPPGEDVHCDAYGRVKVRFHWDRLDKADDKSSCWVRVASGWAGDGFGATMIPRVGMEVLVTFLEGDPDQPLINGCLPNASHLPAYPLPQHKTRSVLRTRSTLGGEGANELYLEDRRGKELIYLRAQRDLEQQVGHDSRLEVAGERREVIRGLSTAHLESEEHRHITGDRKIELKANDYLDVQHDSRTHVGQTLILEAGQQFHLKSGASLVIDAGAQLSLKAGGEHLVIQAGGIFSSRPITLGGAPPVTLAANASAAVDTPRISVVQGSLMNLARQLGADYCPVCERCREGHCDLSGRAA from the coding sequence ATGGTTAACGCGTTTGTTTCGTCACGTTTCAAACTGATTCTTCCCTGCATGGATACCGACTTTCAGGTGCTGGCATTCAACGGCCGCGAACGCCTTGACCAGCCCTTTTTCATCCAGGTGCAGGTGGTGAGTGAAAATCCTTCCCTTGACCTTGAGAGGTTGCTCCATCAACCCGCCTACCTGGATTTCGGAATGGGCGAAGGGCTGCATGGCCAGGTTTACGCAATTGGTCGGGACGACCCTGGCCGACGCATCACGCTCTACCACCTGACCCTGGCCCCCCGCCTGGCCTACCTTGCACACCGGCGCGACCAGCGGATCTTCCAGCAACGCAGCGTGCCGCAGATTGTCGCGGCGGTGCTTGAGCGGCATGGGATCCTGGCGGACGCCTATGCATTCGAGCTTGGTCCCGTGGTGTATCCGCCACGCACGTTCTGTGTGCAGTATGCGGAGAGCGACCTGCACTTCATCCAGCGGCTGTGTGAAGAGGAGGGCATCCATTATCATTTTCGCCACAGCGCGGATGCTCATCTGCTGGTGTTCGGTGATGACCAGACGGTGTTTCGCCGTTTGCCCCGGCAACGCTATTGCCCAACTGGCGGGCCGCAAGCCGCTACGCAGGTGGTCCAGCGTTTTGATGTACGCCTGGCCACTCGCACCCAGAAGACGGTGCGCCGCGATCATGACTTCGAACATCCTTCATTGCAGCTGCAGGACTGCGCCGGCTCGGTTCCGGCACACCCTCTCGAGGACTATCACTACCCAGCAGGATTCACCGGCCATGCCCGGGGCAAGCGGTTAGCGCGGCGGGGGTTGGAGCGTCACCAGCGCGACCGTCTTAGAGCATCGGGCCGCAGTGATCAACCGGCGCTGCGCAGTGGGCATTTCCTTGAATTACGCGATCACCCCGATCCGTCCTGCAATGATTTGTGGCTGATCACCTCGGTGCGCCATGAAGGTCATCAACCGCAGGTGCTGGAGGAGGTGACGCCCACCACCGATGCATTCGAGGGGTATCGTAATCGCTTCACCGCGACGCCTTGGCAAGCGGTGCATCGACCGCCCCTCAAACATCCCAAGCCGACCATCAATGGCAGCCAGACCGCAACCGTGACCGGGCCGCCGGGTGAAGACGTGCATTGTGACGCCTATGGCCGGGTGAAGGTGCGCTTCCACTGGGACCGCCTGGACAAGGCGGATGATAAAAGCAGTTGCTGGGTTCGGGTTGCGTCCGGATGGGCCGGTGACGGGTTCGGTGCAACGATGATCCCGCGCGTGGGCATGGAAGTGCTGGTGACCTTCCTTGAAGGCGACCCGGACCAGCCGTTGATCAACGGTTGTCTGCCCAATGCGTCGCACCTGCCGGCCTACCCGTTGCCGCAGCACAAGACCCGCAGTGTCTTGCGCACCCGCAGTACGCTAGGGGGCGAGGGCGCCAACGAGTTGTACCTGGAGGATCGTCGTGGCAAGGAACTCATTTATCTTCGTGCGCAACGGGACCTGGAGCAGCAGGTCGGCCATGACAGTCGGTTGGAAGTGGCGGGGGAGCGACGAGAGGTCATTCGCGGATTGAGCACTGCTCATCTGGAAAGCGAAGAACATCGTCATATCACCGGCGATCGCAAGATCGAGCTCAAGGCGAACGACTACCTCGATGTACAACACGACAGCCGGACCCATGTGGGGCAAACCCTGATCCTGGAGGCCGGGCAGCAGTTTCATCTCAAGTCCGGTGCCAGCCTGGTGATCGACGCCGGGGCGCAACTGAGCCTCAAGGCGGGTGGCGAGCATCTGGTCATCCAGGCCGGCGGCATCTTCAGCAGTCGCCCCATTACCCTGGGCGGGGCACCGCCCGTCACCCTGGCGGCGAATGCATCGGCAGCGGTCGATACGCCCAGGATCTCCGTGGTGCAAGGCAGCCTCATGAACTTGGCCAGGCAATTGGGGGCGGATTACTGCCCAGTGTGCGAGCGCTGCCGCGAAGGTCATTGTGACCTGTCAGGGAGGGCCGCTTGA